In the genome of Phormidium ambiguum IAM M-71, the window CGATCGGTAATTTTATTCGATCGCACTTGACAAATATACCAATTGTCTATTACATTGCCCCCCAAGTTTGGGTATGGTCATTGAGCGATCGCAACACCCAACAAATCATCAAAAACTCCGACCTAATATTGGCAATTTTTCCCGAAGAAACTCGGTTTTTTGCGGAAAAGGGCGCAAAAGTCACTTTCGTAGGTCATCCTTTACTAGATAAAATGATTTCTGCTCCCAATCGTTTTGCTGCGCGTGCTAGCTTGGGAATTGCACCTGAAGAAACAGTAATTACCTTAATCCCAGCTTCCCGAAAGCAAGAACTAGAATATGTTTTACCAGTAATGCTGGCCGCAGCACAAATTCTCCAATCGAAAATTTCACAGGCGAAGTTTTTAATTCCCCTATCCTTGGAAGCATTTCGCCAACCGATCGAACAAGCAATTCGAGATTACAACTTAAACATTACTTTAGTAGCTGATAAAAATATAGAAGCGATCGCCGCCGCCGACCTCGCAATTACCAAATCAGGAACCGTAAACTTAGAAATTGCCCTTTTAGAAGTTCCCCAAGTCGTAATCTATCGCGTTAACCCGATTACTGCTTGGATCGCCAAAAAACTCTTAAAATTTTCCATTCCCTTCATGTCACCACCGAATCTGGTGTTGAGGAAAGCGATCGTCCCCGAACTACTCCAAGAACAAGCCACACCAGAAAATATAGTCAAAGAAGCCCTAAACTTGTTAAATCCAGCAAAAAAATCCCAAGTTTTGGCAGATTATCAGCAAATGCGCCAAATATTAGGCGAAGAAGGCAAAGTATGCGAAAAAGCAGCCCAAGAAATCTTCACGCTCTTACCTTTGTAGCAGAGGACAAGGGGACAAAGGGAATTTTTACTTCTGCCTTCTGCCTTCTGCCTTCTGCCTTTCCTCAGAAAGATCATATTTCTTTAAGTATTGTTACTTCCTGCGTGGTATGATTGCATCTGGCTAGAAAAAGCCAAAGTCAAATTATAGAACTGGTTTGCGAGTTCCGTCATCTTGTCAGACTCATCTCATGAATCCACCACTGTAGCTACGGATAATTCTCAAGTTGATGCTCAGGAAGAAAAACCCAGAGAATCAATGCAGGAATACTATAGCCTGCAAAAAGAACTATACGTAGTCACCCTGACGACAACAGCGATGATTTTCGTCTCAGTTTGGGTTGTTTACAACCGGAACACAGCACTAAATTATTTGCTTGGGGCGTGCACAGGTGTGGTTTACTTGAGAATGTTGGCCAAAAATGTTGAACAGCTTGGTCAACAAAACCGCAGTCTGAGCAAGTCTCGGTTTGCCGTATTTATTGGGTTGATTATACTAGCAACTCAATTGAGTCAGCTACAGGTACTCCCAATATTTTTGGGATTCCTGACATACAAAGTTGCACTCTTATACCAGATGGTGCGAGCCCTCATGCCGTCCGATCGTAGATAGATCGGGCAAGCTGCGATGCTCGAAAGCTAAATTTCGGGGAAAGTTTCCTGAAGGTCAAAATGCTCAGTGACTTGAATTACTTAACTTTTACGCACCTAGCTAGTTTAGAAGTGGGTCAACATTTCTACTGGCAAGTGGGCAATTTAAAACTACACGGGCAAGTTTTTCTCACCTCCTGGTTCGTGATTGCTCTTCTTTTGGTAGCTTCATTCCTAGCTACTAAGAACATCCAGAGAATTCCTGGCGGAATGCAGAATTTTATGGAATACGTTCTGGAGTTTATTCAAGGACTGGCAAAAAACCAATTAGGTGAGAAAGAATACCGTCCTTGGGTGCCCTTTATTGGCACACTGTTTTTGTTTATCTTCGTGTCTAATTGGTCAGGAGCGTTAATTCCCTGGAGATTAATCAAACTTCCAGAAGGTGAATTAGCTGCACCAACTAATGACATCAACACGACTGTAGCCTTAGCATTACTAACTTCCTTAGCGTACTTTTACGCAGGTTTTAGCAAGCGGGGTTTAGGGTACTTTAGGAAATATATCGAACCAACACCAGTCCTGTTACCCATTGCGATTCTAGAAGATTTCACCAAACCACTTTCCCTAAGCTTCCGTCTATTTGGAAACATCCTGGCGGATGAACTAGTAGTTGGGGTGTTGGTGCTACTAGTGCCTCTGTTTGTACCTTTGCCAATTATGGCTTTAGGTCTATTTACCAGTGCAATTCAAGCTTTGGTATTTGCCACCTTAGCGGCGGCATATATTCATGAGGCGATGGAAGGGCATGGTGGAGAAGAACATCATGAGGAGCATGGTTAGTCCTCATTTAATGGTAGGTTGAGTAGGAACAGAGAATTTGGCATCAAGAAAATAAATTGCTCATTCCTGGCTCAAAACTCAAGACTCAAAAATCTGATTTGTTTTGTTGTGTAGATAAGGTAAGTTAAAACATCATGGATCCATTGGTTTCTGCTGCTTCAGTATTGGCTGCTGCTTTAGCTGTTGGTTTAGCTGCTATTGGCCCTGGTATCGGTCAAGGTAACGCTTCTGGACAAGCTGTAGAAGGTATTGCTCGTCAGCCAGAGGCTGAAGGTAAAATTCGCGGTACTTTGCTGTTAACTCTAGCGTTCATGGAATCCCTGACCATCTACGGTCTGGTTATTTCTCTGGTATTGTTGTTTGCTAACCCATTCGCAGGTTAAGCGCAATAACGCATTAAGAGAATGGGTAATGGAGAATAACAAATTTGATAGGTTAGATGGGAATTTGAGATTTAATTTGCCATCTGCCAGACATAATTTGAAATTCCTCCATACCCAAATCAGCAATTTTGTCCAGATTTATTTTGCTCCCAGGTAGTTTTTGAAACTGTAAAAAATGTTTGATTTCGACGCCACTTTGCCTTTAATGGCAGTACAGTTTTTGCTGTTGGCGGCGGTTTTAAATGCGGTTTTCTATAAGCCTTTGTCTAAGGCGATAGACGATCGCTCTGAATATATCCGCACCAATGAGGTTGAGGCACGCGAACGTTTAGCTAAGGCAGAGCAACTGGCAAAGCAGTATGAGGAACAGCTAGCTGTAGCTCGTCGGGAAGCTCAAAGTGTAATTGCCGCTGCTCAAGAAGATGCCAAAAAAATCGCTGCCCAGAAAAATTCCGAAGCTGTTGCAGAAGTCCAAGCTCGACTAGAGCAAACAAAGAAAGAAATAGACGAGCAAAAACAAGCTGCAATGAGTTCTCTAGAACAGGAAGTAGATGCTCTAAGTCGCCAAATTCTGGAAAAGCTTTTGGGGCCAAGTCTAGCAAATAGATAGGGCAAATGCTTTTTGCATTGGTCAAAGCAGGCTTTTACTTAGTGTCAGAAATCGGCTCTAAGTAAACAGTGAATGTATGGGAAATTGAGCCGCAAAAATGTGAATGGGTATGATGCAGACTTTCTTTTTACTGGCTACAGAAGCTCATTCGGAAGCAGCGGAATCGGGGGGTTTTGGGCTGAATTTTGATTTATTAGAAACCAACCTGATTAACCTAGCTATTCTGATTGGAGTCATATTTTACTTAGGGCGTAAAATCGTAACTAATATCCTGACTGAAAGACGTAAAAGGATTTTAGAAGAGATTGGCGAAGCGGAAGCTCGTCAACGCCAAGCTGCTGAAGCCTTAGCAGATCAACAACAGAAGTTGGCTCAGGCGCAAGCAGAAGCAGAACGAATTAGAAAAGAAGCCGAAACAACTGCTCAATCGGCTAAAGAATCTATCCTAGCTCAAGGGGCTAAGGAAGTAGAAAATTTGCGGAAAAAAGCCAGCGAAGATTTGAATACAGAAACAGAAAGAGTGTTAGCAGAGTTGCGCCAA includes:
- a CDS encoding F0F1 ATP synthase subunit B', with the protein product MFDFDATLPLMAVQFLLLAAVLNAVFYKPLSKAIDDRSEYIRTNEVEARERLAKAEQLAKQYEEQLAVARREAQSVIAAAQEDAKKIAAQKNSEAVAEVQARLEQTKKEIDEQKQAAMSSLEQEVDALSRQILEKLLGPSLANR
- a CDS encoding ATP synthase subunit I, whose amino-acid sequence is MSDSSHESTTVATDNSQVDAQEEKPRESMQEYYSLQKELYVVTLTTTAMIFVSVWVVYNRNTALNYLLGACTGVVYLRMLAKNVEQLGQQNRSLSKSRFAVFIGLIILATQLSQLQVLPIFLGFLTYKVALLYQMVRALMPSDRR
- the atpB gene encoding F0F1 ATP synthase subunit A — translated: MLSDLNYLTFTHLASLEVGQHFYWQVGNLKLHGQVFLTSWFVIALLLVASFLATKNIQRIPGGMQNFMEYVLEFIQGLAKNQLGEKEYRPWVPFIGTLFLFIFVSNWSGALIPWRLIKLPEGELAAPTNDINTTVALALLTSLAYFYAGFSKRGLGYFRKYIEPTPVLLPIAILEDFTKPLSLSFRLFGNILADELVVGVLVLLVPLFVPLPIMALGLFTSAIQALVFATLAAAYIHEAMEGHGGEEHHEEHG
- the atpE gene encoding ATP synthase F0 subunit C: MDPLVSAASVLAAALAVGLAAIGPGIGQGNASGQAVEGIARQPEAEGKIRGTLLLTLAFMESLTIYGLVISLVLLFANPFAG